In Tursiops truncatus isolate mTurTru1 chromosome 19, mTurTru1.mat.Y, whole genome shotgun sequence, a genomic segment contains:
- the SIRT2 gene encoding NAD-dependent protein deacetylase sirtuin-2 isoform X1: protein MAEPDPSDPVETQAGKVQEAQDSDSDTEGGAAGGEGEMDFLRNFFSQTLGLGTQKERLLDELTLEGVTRYMQSERCRRVICLVGAGISTSAGIPDFRSPNTGLYANLEKYHLPYPEAIFEIGYFKKHPEPFFALAKELYPGQFKPTVCHYFIRLLKEKGLLLRCYTQNIDTLERVAGLEAEDLVEAHGTFYTSHCISPVCRQEYALSWMKEKIFSEVTPKCEKCRSVVKPDIVFFGENLPARFFSCLQSDFLKVDLLIIMGTSLQVQPFASLISKAPLSTPRLLINKEKTGQMDPFLGMMMGLGGGMDFDSKKAYRDVAWLGDCDQGCLALADLLGWKKELEDLVRKEHASIDAQSGSGAPNPTTSASSRKSPPPAKEEARTTEGEKPQ from the exons atGGCTGAGCCGGATC cctctgaccCTGTGGAGACCCAGGCAGGGAAGGTGCAGGAGGCTCAG gACTCAGATTCAGACACTGAGGGAGGAGCGGCTGGCGGAGAAGGAGAGA TGGACTTCCTGCGGAATTTCTTCTCCCAGACACTGGGCCTGGGCACCCAGAAGGAGCGTCTGCTGGACGAATTAACCCTGGAAGGGGTGACCCGCTACATGCAGAGTGAGCGCT GTCGCAGGGTTATCTGTTTGGTGGGAGCTGGAATCTCCACTT CGGCGGGCATCCCTGACTTCCGCTCCCCAAACACGGGCCTCTACGCCAACCTGGAGAAATACCATCTTCCCTACCCGGAGGCCATCTTTGAGATTGGCTACTTCAAG AAACACCCAGAGCCCTTCTTTGCCCTCGCCAAGGAACTCTATCCTGGGCAGTTCAAG CCCACCGTCTGCCACTACTTCATCCGCCTGCTGAAGGAGAAAGGGCTGCTCCTGCGCTGCTACACGCAG aACATAGACACCCTGGAACGAGTGGCGGGGCTGGAGGCCGAGGACCTGGTGGAGGCCCACGGCACCTTCTACACGTCTCACTGCATCAGCCCCGTCTGCCGGCAGGAGTACGCGCTAAGCTGGATGAAAG AGAAGATCTTCTCCGAGGTGACTCCCAAGTGTGAGAAATGTCGGAGTGTGGTGAAGCCTG ATATCGTGTTCTTTGGCGAGAACCTCCCGGCGCGTTTCTTCTCCTGCCTGCAGTCA GACTTCCTGAAGGTGGACCTCCTCATCATCATGGGCACCTCCCTGCAGGTGCAGCCCTTCGCATCCCTTATCAGCAA GGCGCCCCTCTCCACCCCGCGCCTGCTCATCAACAAGGAGAAGACTGGCCAG ATGGACCCTTTCCTCGGGATGATGATGGGCCTCGGAGGAGGCATGGACTTCGACTCCAAGAAGGCCTACAG GGATGTGGCCTGGCTGGGTGACTGCGACCAGGGCTGCCTGGCCCTTGCCGACCTCCTCGGATGGAAG AAGGAACTGGAGGACCTTGTCCGGAAGGAGCATGCCAGCATAGATGCCCAGTCGGGGTCAGGGGCTCCCAACCCCACCACTTcagcttcctccaggaagtctccaCCTCCTGCCAAGGAGGAGGCCAGGACCACGGAGGGAGAGAAACCCCAGTGA
- the SIRT2 gene encoding NAD-dependent protein deacetylase sirtuin-2 isoform X3, translated as MDFLRNFFSQTLGLGTQKERLLDELTLEGVTRYMQSERCRRVICLVGAGISTSAGIPDFRSPNTGLYANLEKYHLPYPEAIFEIGYFKKHPEPFFALAKELYPGQFKPTVCHYFIRLLKEKGLLLRCYTQNIDTLERVAGLEAEDLVEAHGTFYTSHCISPVCRQEYALSWMKEKIFSEVTPKCEKCRSVVKPDIVFFGENLPARFFSCLQSDFLKVDLLIIMGTSLQVQPFASLISKAPLSTPRLLINKEKTGQMDPFLGMMMGLGGGMDFDSKKAYRDVAWLGDCDQGCLALADLLGWKKELEDLVRKEHASIDAQSGSGAPNPTTSASSRKSPPPAKEEARTTEGEKPQ; from the exons A TGGACTTCCTGCGGAATTTCTTCTCCCAGACACTGGGCCTGGGCACCCAGAAGGAGCGTCTGCTGGACGAATTAACCCTGGAAGGGGTGACCCGCTACATGCAGAGTGAGCGCT GTCGCAGGGTTATCTGTTTGGTGGGAGCTGGAATCTCCACTT CGGCGGGCATCCCTGACTTCCGCTCCCCAAACACGGGCCTCTACGCCAACCTGGAGAAATACCATCTTCCCTACCCGGAGGCCATCTTTGAGATTGGCTACTTCAAG AAACACCCAGAGCCCTTCTTTGCCCTCGCCAAGGAACTCTATCCTGGGCAGTTCAAG CCCACCGTCTGCCACTACTTCATCCGCCTGCTGAAGGAGAAAGGGCTGCTCCTGCGCTGCTACACGCAG aACATAGACACCCTGGAACGAGTGGCGGGGCTGGAGGCCGAGGACCTGGTGGAGGCCCACGGCACCTTCTACACGTCTCACTGCATCAGCCCCGTCTGCCGGCAGGAGTACGCGCTAAGCTGGATGAAAG AGAAGATCTTCTCCGAGGTGACTCCCAAGTGTGAGAAATGTCGGAGTGTGGTGAAGCCTG ATATCGTGTTCTTTGGCGAGAACCTCCCGGCGCGTTTCTTCTCCTGCCTGCAGTCA GACTTCCTGAAGGTGGACCTCCTCATCATCATGGGCACCTCCCTGCAGGTGCAGCCCTTCGCATCCCTTATCAGCAA GGCGCCCCTCTCCACCCCGCGCCTGCTCATCAACAAGGAGAAGACTGGCCAG ATGGACCCTTTCCTCGGGATGATGATGGGCCTCGGAGGAGGCATGGACTTCGACTCCAAGAAGGCCTACAG GGATGTGGCCTGGCTGGGTGACTGCGACCAGGGCTGCCTGGCCCTTGCCGACCTCCTCGGATGGAAG AAGGAACTGGAGGACCTTGTCCGGAAGGAGCATGCCAGCATAGATGCCCAGTCGGGGTCAGGGGCTCCCAACCCCACCACTTcagcttcctccaggaagtctccaCCTCCTGCCAAGGAGGAGGCCAGGACCACGGAGGGAGAGAAACCCCAGTGA
- the SIRT2 gene encoding NAD-dependent protein deacetylase sirtuin-2 isoform X2 codes for MAEPDPSDPVETQAGKVQEAQDSDSDTEGGAAGGEGEMDFLRNFFSQTLGLGTQKERLLDELTLEGVTRYMQSRRVICLVGAGISTSAGIPDFRSPNTGLYANLEKYHLPYPEAIFEIGYFKKHPEPFFALAKELYPGQFKPTVCHYFIRLLKEKGLLLRCYTQNIDTLERVAGLEAEDLVEAHGTFYTSHCISPVCRQEYALSWMKEKIFSEVTPKCEKCRSVVKPDIVFFGENLPARFFSCLQSDFLKVDLLIIMGTSLQVQPFASLISKAPLSTPRLLINKEKTGQMDPFLGMMMGLGGGMDFDSKKAYRDVAWLGDCDQGCLALADLLGWKKELEDLVRKEHASIDAQSGSGAPNPTTSASSRKSPPPAKEEARTTEGEKPQ; via the exons atGGCTGAGCCGGATC cctctgaccCTGTGGAGACCCAGGCAGGGAAGGTGCAGGAGGCTCAG gACTCAGATTCAGACACTGAGGGAGGAGCGGCTGGCGGAGAAGGAGAGA TGGACTTCCTGCGGAATTTCTTCTCCCAGACACTGGGCCTGGGCACCCAGAAGGAGCGTCTGCTGGACGAATTAACCCTGGAAGGGGTGACCCGCTACATGCAGA GTCGCAGGGTTATCTGTTTGGTGGGAGCTGGAATCTCCACTT CGGCGGGCATCCCTGACTTCCGCTCCCCAAACACGGGCCTCTACGCCAACCTGGAGAAATACCATCTTCCCTACCCGGAGGCCATCTTTGAGATTGGCTACTTCAAG AAACACCCAGAGCCCTTCTTTGCCCTCGCCAAGGAACTCTATCCTGGGCAGTTCAAG CCCACCGTCTGCCACTACTTCATCCGCCTGCTGAAGGAGAAAGGGCTGCTCCTGCGCTGCTACACGCAG aACATAGACACCCTGGAACGAGTGGCGGGGCTGGAGGCCGAGGACCTGGTGGAGGCCCACGGCACCTTCTACACGTCTCACTGCATCAGCCCCGTCTGCCGGCAGGAGTACGCGCTAAGCTGGATGAAAG AGAAGATCTTCTCCGAGGTGACTCCCAAGTGTGAGAAATGTCGGAGTGTGGTGAAGCCTG ATATCGTGTTCTTTGGCGAGAACCTCCCGGCGCGTTTCTTCTCCTGCCTGCAGTCA GACTTCCTGAAGGTGGACCTCCTCATCATCATGGGCACCTCCCTGCAGGTGCAGCCCTTCGCATCCCTTATCAGCAA GGCGCCCCTCTCCACCCCGCGCCTGCTCATCAACAAGGAGAAGACTGGCCAG ATGGACCCTTTCCTCGGGATGATGATGGGCCTCGGAGGAGGCATGGACTTCGACTCCAAGAAGGCCTACAG GGATGTGGCCTGGCTGGGTGACTGCGACCAGGGCTGCCTGGCCCTTGCCGACCTCCTCGGATGGAAG AAGGAACTGGAGGACCTTGTCCGGAAGGAGCATGCCAGCATAGATGCCCAGTCGGGGTCAGGGGCTCCCAACCCCACCACTTcagcttcctccaggaagtctccaCCTCCTGCCAAGGAGGAGGCCAGGACCACGGAGGGAGAGAAACCCCAGTGA
- the NFKBIB gene encoding NF-kappa-B inhibitor beta: MAGVACLGKAADADEWCDSGLGSLGPDAAAPGGPGLGAELGPGLSWAPLVFGYVTEDGDTALHLAVIHQHEPFLDFLLGFAAGTEYLYLQNDLGQTALHLAAILEEASTVEKLYAAGASLLVAERGGHTALHLACRVGAHACARVLLQPRPQCPRGVPNTYLAQGSDHTPDTNHTSVALYPEPDLEKEEDESEEDWKLQLEAENYEGHTPLHVAVIHKDAEMVRLLWEAGADLNKPEPTCGRSPLHLAVEAQAADVLELLLKAGANPATRMYGGRTPLGSAMLRTNPILARLLRAHGAPEPEDEDKPGPCSSSSDSDSGDEGDEYDDIVVHSGRSPNQLPPTPASKPLPDDPI; the protein is encoded by the exons ATGGCCGGGGTCGCGTGCTTGGGGAAAGCTGCGGATGCCGACGAATGGTGCGACAGCGGCCTGGGCTCTCTGGGTCCGGACGCGGCGGCCCCCGGAGGACCGGGGCTAGGCGCGGAGCTGGGCCCGGGGCTGTCGTGGGCGCCCCTCGTCTTTGGCTACGTCACTGAGGATGGCGACAC GGCCCTGCACTTGGCCGTGATTCACCAGCACGAGCCCTTCCTGGACTTCCTCCTAGGATTCGCCGCTGGGACTGAGTACCTGTACCTGCAGAATGACCTGGGCCAG ACAGCCCTGCATCTGGCAGCCATCCTGGAAGAGGCATCCACGGTGGAGAAGCTGTATGCAGCGGGTGCCAGCTTGCTGGTGGCGGAGCGTGGGGGCCACACGGCGCTGCACCTGGCCTGCCGCGTCGGGGCACACGCCTGCGCTCGTGTGCTgctccagccccgcccccagtGCCCCAGGGGAGTCCCCAACACCTACCTCGCTCAGGGCTCTGACCACACCCCTGACACCAACCACACCTCTGTTGCCTTGTACCCTGAACCTGacctggagaaggaagaggatgaGAGTGAAGAGGACTGGAAACTGCAGCTGGAGGCTGAAAACTATGAGG GCCACACCCCACTCCATGTGGCTGTCATCCACAAAGACGCGGAGATGGTCCGACTGCTCTGGGAGGCCGGAGCTGACCTCAACAAACCG GAGCCCACATGTGGCCGCAGCCCCTTGCACTTGGCAGTGGAGGCCCAGGCAGCCGATGTGCTGGAACTTCTCCTGAAGGCCGGTGCCAACCCCGCCACCCGCATGTACGGTGGCCGCACCCCACTCGGCAGCGCCATGCTCCGGACCAACCCCATCCTCGCCCGCCTCCTCCGTGCACACGGAGCCCCTGAGCCCGAGGACGAGGACAAGCCTGGCCCCTGCAGCAGCAGTAGCGACAGCGACAGCGGGGACGAGGGC gatgAATATGACGACATCGTGGTCCACAGTGGCCGGAGCCCAAACCAGctacctcccaccccagcctcgAAACCGCTCCCTGATGACCCCATCTGA
- the CCER2 gene encoding coiled-coil domain-containing glutamate-rich protein 2: MQRREPTVPLLLLLLPPLLALLLGAATAAPLAPRPSKEELTRCLAEVVTEVLMLGQAKRGPCMALLHKEMCETESCGCGSTEEKGLLVGDFKKPEAGKTRSSQEVRDEEEEAAERTHKAEVWEQAIREQLHGRLCQEDHRKEEEKERGPVETIEGPWKRVAEQTSDEETAQFEAEEKGVQVLGRGHSLWPGAEAGGERHEDRHHLHQAEAEPKQEKREASDREEHDVERLEHTRDELKKAKEMLGEELRRAG; this comes from the exons ATGCAGCGCCGCGAGCCCACCGTGCCGCTCTTGCTACTGCTGCTGCCTCCTCTGCTGGCGCTGCTGCTCGGGGCGG CCACCGCGGCTCCCCTGGCACCGCGACCCTCCAAGGAGGAG CTGACCCGCTGTCTGGCAGAGGTGGTCACAGAAGTGCTGATGCTGGGCCAGGCCAAGCGAGGCCCCTGCATGGCTCTGCTCCACAAAG AAATGTGTGAGACAGAGTCCTGCGGCTGTGGGTCCACTGAAGAGAAAGGCCTCCTGGTTGGGGATTTTAAAAAGCCAGAGGCTGGGAAGACAAGGTCCAGCCAGGAGGTGAGGGACGAGGAAGAGGAGGCAGCAGAAAGGACCCACAAGGCCGAAGTGTGGGAACAGGCCATCCGCGAGCAGCTCCACGGCCGGCTGTGCCAGGAGGACcacagaaaggaggaggaaaaggagagagggccCGTGGAGACCATTGAGGGCCCGTGGAAGCGGGTGGCAGAGCAGACCAGCGATGAGGAGACGGCCCAGTTCGAGGCAGAGGAGAAGGGGGTGCAGGTGCTGGGCAGGGGCCACAGCCTGTGGCCGGGTGCCGAGGCAGGTGGAGAGAGGCACGAGGACCGCCACCACCTCCACCAGGCAGAAGCTGAGCCCaagcaggagaagagagaggcttCGGACAGGGAG GAGCATGACGTGGAACGGCTGGAGCACACGAGAGATGAGCTGAAGAAGGCGAAGGAGATGCTGGGAGAGGAGCTCAGGAGGGCGGGCTGA